In Sphingomonas oryzagri, the genomic stretch TTCGAGGATGCCCTGATCGTCCCCGCCCGGCTCCTCGCCCGCAAATTTCAGGACGGCGAACGGGAAGTCCCGGCGATTGGTCGCGAACACCGACCGCGCCGCCTGATGGATCGCGGCCTTGTCCTTCGCGCCGGCGAGCGCAGCACCGAGGCGGCGCAGGGTTTCCAGCCGACGCTCGTTGATGATCCGCGCTGTCTCCTCGCTGACGATGCACAATAATCCGCACACCGCGCCATCCGATCCGAAGAGCGGGCTGTAGGAGAAGCTGTGGTAGGTCTCTTCCGGATAGCCGCTCCGCTCCAGCAGGAGAAGCATCGCCTTGTTCCAGGTCGCCTCGCCGGCCTGCACCCGCTTCACCTGATCGGCGACGTCGGCATAGACCTCCGACCACACCTCCCGAAAGGGACGACCCAGCATCTCCGGGTGCTTGATCCCCAGCGTCGGGATGTAGGCGTCGTTGTAGAAGAACTGGAGCTCCGGTCCCCAGCCGAGCCACATCTCGAACCGCGAGGTCAGCAGCATCCGCAGCGGAATCTTGAGCGCGTCTGGCCAGTCGCGAGGCTCGCGCATGGGCGTGCCTTCCCAGTCGTGCTCCTTCATCACCCGGGCCATTTCGCTCATGCCGGGAAAAATGTTGGCAAGCTCGTCGTCGAAAGCGTGGCCCATCGGTCCCCCTTGTGCGCGATCCCAACGTCCGCTCGCGCGATTGGATGCGCAAGCCCGTGCGCGCGAAACGGTACGAACCGGCGGTCGCGACCGAGACTGTCCAGCCCCGCCATCGCCGCTCCCATTATTGTCTGGCGTCGTCGATGATCCCGCATTGGCTTGCCTGGCGTGGTCGGCGCGGCGCATAGTTGCCGGATGATCGATCCTCAGGACTGGCTGGGCATGCTGCTGCGCCTGGCAGTGGCGGCAGCGATTGGCCTCGCGCTGGGCTTCGAGCGCGAATGGCATGGTCATGACGCGGGCATGCGAACCCACGCGCTGGTGGCGTTGAGCTCGGCGATGATCACGATATCGTCTCTGCTCCTGTTTCTGGAGCTCAAGCACGAGGGCGGCGCGAGCGATCCGCTGCGCGTCATCCAGGGCCTCGCGCAGGCCATCGGATTCATCGCCGGCGGCCTGATCTTCATCCGCGGTCGCGGCGTGAAGAACATGACGACCGCAGCAAGCCTGTGGATGGCGGCTGCGGTGGGTATCGGCGCGGGCGCGGGCCAAACCGGCGCGGCGCGACCCACGCCGATGAATAGTCGGGCTATAATAGCGAGCAGGTAGAGCCTGCCCTGCGACGCCCGCGCCC encodes the following:
- a CDS encoding MgtC/SapB family protein → MIDPQDWLGMLLRLAVAAAIGLALGFEREWHGHDAGMRTHALVALSSAMITISSLLLFLELKHEGGASDPLRVIQGLAQAIGFIAGGLIFIRGRGVKNMTTAASLWMAAAVGIGAGAGQTGAARPTPMNSRAIIASR